Proteins from one Ketobacter alkanivorans genomic window:
- a CDS encoding autotransporter outer membrane beta-barrel domain-containing protein, translated as MTMRVSATLLCLMLPAALLATENDDAFRDYINNVICLNPQGDLVVTCNAATITIGGSGSTLSQTGNTGTQGSNDLSARNQVDQAVSGDAEAIRIQQQRWGVFSNIEYRNLDRDLTAIENGFDGSSVVVTVGADYRVNSAMLVGFAGSYGDTDIEFNGDSGGVDSERYEWIAFANYQLNDALYVDGYAGLTQRSNDMTRSVRFGQIQYDAQGDFDSDADQWGLGAGYQFSAGPIALDVALRYDSGSVDVEAYEETGGDVIENLNLRYEAQTIDSRTVTLALYSVFNVSLQSGVMAPYVRAEAVSEHEDEAREISSHLVVAPDAEAFVVRTDTPDDLYGTVGMGVQFVAPGGLMLYIDAESLVAHDFLNTWSLSSGFRLEL; from the coding sequence ATGACTATGCGTGTCAGCGCGACTCTTTTGTGCCTGATGTTACCGGCAGCGCTGCTGGCCACTGAGAATGATGATGCCTTCAGAGATTACATCAATAATGTCATCTGCCTGAATCCTCAAGGTGATTTGGTGGTTACCTGTAATGCAGCCACGATCACTATTGGAGGGAGCGGCAGCACTTTGTCCCAAACTGGCAATACCGGCACCCAGGGTAGCAATGATTTGTCTGCTCGGAATCAGGTGGATCAGGCGGTATCCGGTGATGCCGAGGCCATCCGCATCCAGCAGCAGCGCTGGGGGGTATTCAGTAACATTGAGTACCGTAATCTGGATCGTGATCTGACGGCGATAGAAAACGGATTCGATGGCAGCAGTGTCGTGGTCACAGTCGGCGCGGATTATCGGGTCAACAGCGCCATGTTGGTGGGGTTTGCCGGCTCATATGGCGATACCGATATTGAGTTCAATGGTGATTCCGGGGGTGTGGACAGTGAGCGTTATGAGTGGATTGCCTTTGCTAATTATCAGCTGAATGATGCCCTCTACGTGGATGGGTATGCGGGGTTGACGCAACGGAGTAACGATATGACTCGCTCTGTGCGTTTTGGTCAGATTCAATACGATGCCCAAGGCGATTTTGATTCCGATGCGGATCAATGGGGTTTGGGGGCAGGCTATCAATTCAGCGCGGGGCCAATAGCGCTGGACGTTGCATTGAGATATGACTCCGGCAGCGTTGACGTTGAGGCTTATGAGGAGACAGGGGGCGATGTGATAGAGAACCTCAACCTGCGCTATGAGGCCCAAACCATTGATTCCAGAACAGTAACGTTAGCGCTGTATTCGGTGTTTAATGTCAGCCTGCAGTCGGGGGTTATGGCCCCCTATGTTCGTGCAGAGGCGGTATCTGAGCATGAGGATGAAGCCCGAGAGATCAGCAGCCACTTGGTGGTCGCGCCGGATGCCGAGGCGTTCGTGGTGAGGACCGATACGCCGGATGATCTATATGGAACAGTGGGCATGGGCGTTCAGTTTGTCGCCCCCGGCGGCCTGATGCTGTACATCGATGCAGAGAGCCTGGTTGCGCATGATTTTCTGAATACATGGAGTTTGTCTTCGGGGTTCCGTTTGGAGCTTTAA
- a CDS encoding DUF4212 domain-containing protein, giving the protein MAFKNKEDAAAYWSANVRLMLTLLVVWFVVSFGCGVILVDVLNQIQIGGYKLGFWFAQQGSIYTFVVLIFVYAKKMGQLDRKFGVEEK; this is encoded by the coding sequence ATGGCGTTTAAAAACAAAGAAGACGCAGCCGCATATTGGTCTGCCAATGTCAGGCTGATGCTGACGCTACTGGTGGTGTGGTTTGTGGTGTCATTTGGTTGTGGTGTGATTCTGGTGGATGTATTGAATCAAATCCAAATCGGTGGTTACAAACTAGGGTTCTGGTTTGCACAGCAGGGTTCCATCTACACCTTCGTGGTGTTGATTTTCGTGTATGCGAAAAAAATGGGACAACTTGATCGCAAATTCGGCGTAGAAGAGAAGTGA
- a CDS encoding S8 family peptidase encodes MKGSTLCSGLIVLGLLLSNEVYAAEPTTEPDYATRQQGLQQTNPVAAWQRGQGKDVVVAVLDTGVQSSHPDLNGNLLLGYDYVDNQSDGSVDPNGHGTHIAGIIAALVNGVGITGIAPQAEILPVRVLNDVKGSEAMAYCEDYNDPETAPNPNCSKRTMLSTIKGIQSAALYALTKNKRMVINASFGSPAENGYCAAIDKLFSDHPELENSVIIVAAAMNENTSAERYPAACSRVFAVAAVDENDARWTEGPRASNFGSWVSIAAPGKQVYSTWLEGAYRSQSGTSMATPFVAGAVAVLLSADPSLSPKQAMQYLLDNTDPLSDSGLGAGRLNLSKAMSAIPAPPVAPTAPVAPSNFSIQ; translated from the coding sequence ATGAAGGGAAGCACATTATGCAGTGGGCTGATTGTGTTGGGCTTGCTGTTATCGAATGAAGTTTATGCAGCAGAGCCAACAACGGAGCCTGACTATGCGACGCGTCAGCAGGGCTTGCAGCAAACCAATCCTGTTGCAGCCTGGCAGCGGGGCCAAGGCAAAGATGTGGTGGTGGCAGTGCTGGATACCGGTGTTCAATCTTCTCATCCTGATCTGAACGGTAATCTGCTGCTTGGTTACGATTATGTTGATAACCAGTCTGATGGTTCTGTTGATCCCAACGGTCACGGCACCCACATAGCGGGCATTATCGCCGCTTTAGTCAATGGTGTCGGAATAACCGGCATTGCACCGCAGGCAGAGATCCTGCCAGTGCGTGTATTGAATGACGTCAAGGGTTCGGAGGCAATGGCATATTGTGAGGATTATAACGATCCAGAGACAGCCCCAAACCCGAATTGCAGCAAGCGCACCATGTTGTCCACCATCAAAGGCATTCAGTCGGCGGCGCTGTATGCGTTAACCAAGAATAAGCGGATGGTGATCAACGCCAGTTTTGGGTCGCCTGCTGAAAATGGCTATTGTGCAGCCATAGATAAGCTGTTTAGCGATCACCCGGAACTGGAAAACTCAGTCATTATCGTTGCGGCAGCCATGAACGAGAACACGTCAGCAGAGCGTTACCCCGCTGCCTGTTCACGAGTGTTTGCCGTGGCCGCTGTGGATGAGAACGATGCACGCTGGACTGAAGGGCCTCGGGCGTCAAATTTTGGCAGCTGGGTTTCCATCGCAGCTCCGGGCAAGCAGGTGTATTCAACCTGGTTAGAGGGTGCCTATAGGTCACAGTCAGGTACCTCCATGGCAACGCCGTTTGTTGCCGGCGCGGTGGCGGTTTTGCTTTCAGCTGATCCGTCACTCAGCCCCAAGCAGGCCATGCAGTATTTGCTGGATAACACCGACCCGTTGAGCGACAGCGGGCTGGGGGCGGGCAGGTTGAACCTGTCCAAAGCAATGAGCGCGATCCCCGCACCGCCGGTAGCACCAACGGCCCCGGTTGCCCCCAGTAATTTCAGCATTCAGTAA